The sequence TGGTGATGTATATTGTATCACTTTAACATAGCTATGTTGTCACTGCATAACAAATGCAATGCTTTGCCACCTAATACTAGAATAATCCAGACAATACTGCGCCTTCAAAGTGTGACATTCAAAGTATACTTCACTGTTCTTTTCTCATGAGGCATGTCTGCactcataaataaaaaatatgtactgCAGTATAACAACACATGTTGCACTCAATACATTGTCAAGTTATAATACTGAGATATGCAGTGTGTAGAACAAGTGCAAGGCAACAAGAGTGCCAACAAAGATAGGGTCTCTGTTATAAACTACTCAACTCTGGTCTTTCAGTACATAAGCAGCCATAATAAAATGCACATGAATGAATGtggctgtgttctaataaaactttactaaTGAACACATGCTCCCTCTCTGGTCTCAGATTAAAAAATCACCTCTCCTTTTCACCTGTCTTGGATCTTATCCTCTCTTACTCTCTTACAGGAGGCTTCATCTTTTGACTCCTCTCCATGGAAATTAAGATCTTCCATTACTAGGTTCCAATATAATTTCTCAGCCTTAATTCATAGTATCCTTCTATCCAATACTATAGGACAGTTGATGAACAACTCTTATAGTTCCTGCCTATATACTTTTGTTCAAGCTATTCCATCTGCTTCAGTCTTGTGTTTTTCCTACACAACTGATGGAACATTACCTGTCTTTCCAAAATCTAACTTAGATGCTACTTCTTTCTAGATTTGAATAATCAAAAAATGTCAGCTTCAATTCTAAATTGAGATAATATTCTGTACCAGTTAACAGAGTAGGAGCTTAACAGTCAAAGATGCCTCATTTTGTTTTTGGTTCTGGCTTATTAAAGATGGGACCCTGAGGAAGTGACTTCTTTGAACTTCAGTTCTATcacttgtaaaatgaagataattccTCTTAGGATTGTTgtaagaattattattattattttttaagaatagcAAACTTTATTGTTTAAAGAGAAAAGGCAATGCTGTGCATggtgttgtaagaattaaatgagtaaaatacacaaaatacttAGTACAGTGTCTTGCATATAAAAAGGCTCAATAAGTCTTATGTTTCTCCCCAACTGTCATACTCCTTACACCTCACTACAATTACCTATATGTGTCTCACCTACCTCTCTCtcagtaagttttaaaaaaggataagGGGTTTATTCCCTATGTTATTTCTGTATCATCTACAGCATCAAGTTTAGTACTTTGTTTATAGTAGTTAAGTAATGTGTGCTGTTAAACTGATCTAACAAAGAATAAATCAACAAGTCTGTTTTGCTATATGTTCCTCTTCTAGTTTTAAAGTtcttaactgaaaaaaataactcaatcaaaagattaaatacaaatgaatgtaaaaaAGCTAATTTAACTAATCTATTATTGAAATTTAAGActtatatatagtattttttgttttgatgtataccatttttaaaaagtctttattgaatttagcATTGCTTCTGTTTGGATGTTTTAGTTTTCTGGctgtgaggtatgtgggatcatagttctctgaccagggattgaacccacacctccacgttggaaggtgaagtcttaactgctggaccaccagggaagtccgtgttACATGGTTGTTAAACCCATTCTATTACTCTTACCTGTTACATCATCACTGTGAGTAGATAGCAGTTTCCAGATGAGGTAAGGTCCACCAAGGATAACAGCAAAGAATAAGAATATTGGCCAAGATTTTGCTGAGTTAGCTGCTCTGTCCTCAGCACCAAGACAAGCCACagttccttcactttctgcccacAGGTCCTCATTCTCCAAGCCTCTTCTTAAACCTATCATCCACTGTAACCGTCTGTAAAGGTACCTTATAGTCCTAACTAATGCAAAAGCTGAAAAAACCTTTGTAAAGTGTATTTTTAATCGGGAAAAGTGGTTTGCTACATCCAATACAGCCCTGAAACTGTTATAGACAGCTGAAAAAGTGGCATCCATCATCATGCTGACAGAGGCAAATGCATGCACAATACTTTCAATGGACTGAAATGcacctctgctgctctcttcagCTTGCTGAACAAATCTACTAGGTGGAAGATCATCTAAACGAAGGCGGTTATAGCCCAGCCCATTATATCCATAACTATAAGGGCTATAGCTTCCATAAAATGAATTTCCATAGGCACCATATCCAGAAGAAAATGAACTGTAAGCAGGTCTGAAAGTGCTCAAATTACTGCTTCCTGTCTGCTGTGACGGCCTTGGAAGAATGGGTGGTGGCACTCTGGTAAGTGTTGGTTGTCCAGGTCTTGTCAACAAAGTAGGACCCAAATCAGCAGATCTAAAACCGAAAAAGATTCAAAATTATAACTTAAGCACACAATAAATTAATTCAAACTAACTACTAAACTTTGTATATAAACAATATTATGATTCTATTAAATTTAGTAAATAGGTTCTACTAAAGATTTTTAAGAGTAAGGAATAACCTCTAATATCCAAATGCTTAGAAtctatgttaagaaaaaaatgggTAAGATAAAGTGACTGACTAAACTCTTTTTCTTGTTTACTTGTGCTTGCATTAGTAGTAGTATCTTCAACCTGGGGTTTCTTTTAAAGACATATGTTCATTTTCTCAGAGTTAGTTACAACTTGGTATCTATCCATCCTTACACCTAAAACGGCACTGTCTTAGTTACTGTAGTTTTATAATAGTTCTTAATATCCAATAAAACAAGTCTTCCCACAATATTCTTCATCTTCAGCAGTGTCTTGGCTATCTGACCCATTGAATATCCAGATATATTTTAGAATCAGAGCTTGAAGTACTATACTGCTCTCCCTGCAAAAGCCCTATTGAGATTCTGATTTGGGATTACACTAAAGTCATAGATTAATTTGAGGCAGTCAACATCTCCAAAATACTGAGTTTCAACTTAAGACTATAACATATGCTCCATTTACTTATCTCTTAAAGATTTTtctcaacaatttttttaaaaataactaccaagtctcagtgttttatagtttactATGTGGAGgtctttctttaaatttacttCTATATATTTGGGGGGTTTTGATGTTATTGTAAATGGTGTCTTTCTAAAATTTCCCCTTGTTGCTGTTATATAGaaataattgattaaaaaatatagtCCTTATATCTAGCAACCTTgttttggattcttttttattttctagaatctTAAGTATCTGTGGTCATATTGTATGTGAATAACAATaggttatttcttccttttttcaatTCTTACAGCTTTGATTGTTAAGATATTGCATCTAGGACTTGCAGCACAATCTTGAATAAACGGAATGACAGAAGGCATCCTAGTTTCATTCCCAGTCTCAAAGGGAAAATTTTCAAGATGGCACTGCCAATTACCATGTTTGCTGTAGGTTATAGATCTAGTAGTTCCTTTTCTAGTTTTAAGGAATGTACAGTGCAATGGTGGTTCCAAGTGGTGGATAGTCCTGACCTAgcaatcgaacccacatctcttgcatctccctaactggcaagtggattctctaccactggcaccacctgggaagcctggtggttccaatatcaaatggcaaatttcaacaatgcaaaaaccacaattactttcaCACCAACCTAATACAtacaaaataggtaactaatgagaacctactgtatagcacagggaactctactcagtaccctgtaatggcctatatgggaaaagaatctaaaacagtggatacttgtatatgtataattgattcacttggctgtacatttgaaactaacatgccattgtaaatcaattatactccaataaattttttaaaaaatgccagcTGAACTAAATGATGTGTTTAGGGTCACTGTTGCTCTACATGCTGGTACAAATTTCCTATCTTGTTGTGGACTGTTACTACATAGTTTGAAAAATAGCACCCAGCCCATAGATTCTCAGTAGCTACAGCAGACACCTGTGGTGTCTAATCAGTTTCTAAACCCAACAAGTTCTCAATCTTGATTATTACTTTTATTCTAgaaattcctttccttttttaatagtTTCCAATTCTGTCAAAATTCTTCTTTTATTGCCCTCAACATATTAAACATAATTTAAAGTCTCTTTGATAACGCCAAGATCTAGAGTCCCTATGAATCTTTTCTTCCCTAGCTGTTTACTTAACTTTTATGTTATATAATGTCCTCCTGGGTctggctgttttatttttctgtgcatcAGCAATCATTATTGTAGCAATAATTTGAGATTCTGGATGATGTTCTCTTTCTCCAGATGTGTTTCATTCTagatattgtttttcttttttaaaattgaaatgtagttgatttacagtgttttgttagttgcaggtatacagcaaagtgattcagctatatatatatatatatatatatatatatatatgtacagtcaaagctatggtttttccagtagtcatgcatgaatgtgagagttgggccataaaggctgagcactgaagaatcgatgctttcgaactgtggtgctggagaagactcttgaaagtcccttggatagcaaggagatcaaatcagccaatcctaaaggaaatcaaccctgaatattcattggaaggactgatgctgaaaatgaagctccaatactgtggccacctgatgggaagagctgattcattggaaaagaccctgatgctgggaaagattgaaggcaagaggagaaggggacaacagaggatgagatgattggatggcatcaccaactcaatgcacatgagtttgagcaaactctgggagacaataaggacagggaagtctggtgtgctgcagttcatggagtcacaagagtcaggcatgactgagtgactgaacaacaacaaaataagtgcatatacatatacgtaACTGAACATATATATcgtttccagattcttttctattataggttattacaagatattgaatgcagttccctgtactatacattagttccctgtgctatacaataggtccttgttgttgtttatctatgttatatacagtagtatataCCTGGATATTGTTTTCTGAACTATCCTTTAGTTTGGTTCAGACATGCTTCTAGGGCTACTATCAATGCACAATGTCCTTAATTTCAGGAATTGATGATTTGAAGCTGGGCTTCTGTTCCTATAAGGGCCTGTCTACTTCTTTTGTATCCTTTTATCTAAATGTATCTTTTCAGGCTCTAACATAAATGCATGGGTAATTTATCCGTATGTCCTCTTGCAGGGCATCTGAACTCCAACCATGCTTCAAAAAAGAGCTATTCAACTAGCTACATTATCTAAGCTGCTTTTTCTGAAATCAGCAGAAGCTTATATGGAAAAACTGCATCCAAAGGTTATGTTCACCTTTATGAATTTTCAGCTTTCCTGAATCTGAGCTctataaatctttattttcttttttgctctaaAATGCCTTCTAGCAGATGTTTTTATATTCTGCATACCTTTCAACTTGTCAATTACTTTCCCCCCTAAATTATTCTGCCATCACTAAAAGTTCTTTCTATAATTCTTTATCCatattttgtacagttgttcttgtttagtcactaagttgtatgtgactcttttgcgaccccatggactgtagcccaccaggctcctctgtccgtgggatttcccaggcaagaatattagagtggactgcgatttccttttccaggggatcttcccaacccagggatcaaacctgtatcttctgcattggcaggtggattctacagtatcttacatttatttatgtatctgaCTCTTCCTGTAAGCAGCGAGCTCCTCAAAGGCACAGGAGTTCTCCTTGCTTCTCCATTACCtactatagtgaaagtgaagtggctcagtcgtgtccgactctttacaactccatgaactgtagcctaccaggctcctctgttcatagaattttccaggcaagagtactggagtgggttaccatttcctttctccaggggatcttcccaatccagggatcaaacctgggtctctcgcattgcagtacataaagcagacgctttaccgtctgagccaccagggaagcatcacCTACTAAAGAGATTAGCATATAAATAGGTATGATACAAACACTATAGGGTTtactaggtggctcagtggtaaagaatctgcctaactgagcacgtgtacacacacacaaacactatgTGGAGTCTTTCATTAATAAGTATTTAATACACATGTATCACACAGACTATTAATAtagattttctttatatatcctTGTATTGTTTCATAAATTGTGATGAAtatgtaactttaaaaattatagggaattaaatttaaacatttgGTAATAAAAAGATTTCATATACTACATATGAAATGTAGTATATTCCTCTTACTCTTCTTTGTTGTTTCTGGCTGCCCTATTTggtttgtgggattttagttccccaatcagggactgaaactgggccctcagcagtgaacatttggagtcctgaccactggaccatcagggaattccctcttctTTGGTTTTAATGGTCTCTGTTTCTGGCATACACAAATACATTCAGTGGGTATATAGAGTTTTGCTCTAAGTTACAAAAAGCATAATAACTAAAGAAGCCTATGGTTAGAAGAACAAAAGATTTTTCCTTAGTGCTGAAAGTGCAAAAAGTCTCCCCCACCCAGTTTTTTTATCTTGAAAAGTttcaaacaggaaagaaaaaaaaaaaagcacatgaaagaaAAGTACAATGAATATCCACATACCTTCCATCTAGATTCAACAACTGCTAACATTTTGCCACACTTGCTTTCCCTTTCTCACTctacagtcttttaaaaattcttgagctatttgaaattaaCTTGCAGACCAAATAAATTACTCCTAAATATTTCTGCGGGCATCTCCTGACAACAAAGATATTTCAGACAAAACAGTAATACTGTTTCCCATCTCTGAAAATTAACAAATCCATATTCTCCATTACTCAATTGATTCAAAACATATCCATTACTCTCAGTTATCTTTGtctaaatagctttattgagctataattcatataccataaaattcacccatttaaagtgtaaaaaGATTTTTCATATATTCACAGAAGTGTACAAAAATCCCAAattcattagcagtcactccctgtTTCTTACTCTCCTCTAATCCTGTGTAATCACTAATCTACTAAGCTACTGTCTGTAGGTATAGGTTTGctttctttggacaaatgtccaatactttggccacctgatgggaagagctgactcactggaaaagaccctgatgctgggaaagattgagggcaggaggagaaggggacgacagaggatgagatagttggatggcatcatcgactcaatcgacatgggtttaggtggactccaggagttggtgatggaaagggaggcctggtgtgctgcgattcattgggtcacaaagagctggacatgactgagtaactgaactgaactgtaaatgAAACATACAATATGTAgcattttgtgactggcttctttcacttttatgttttgaaggttcatccatgctgtagaaTATATTAGTAccttcagtacagttcagtcctttagttgagtccgactctttgcaaccccatggactgcagcacgccaggcctccctgtccatcagtaactcccagagtttacccaaactcacgtccattgagtcggtgatgccatccaaccatctcatcctgtcgtcctcttctcctcctgccctcaatctttcccagaagcagggtcttttcaaatgagtcagctcttcacatcaggtggccaaagtactggactttcagcttcaacatcagtccttccagtgaacacccaggactgatctcctttaggatggattggttggatctccttgcagtccaagggatgctcaagagtcttctccaacaccacagttcaaaagcattaattcttcagtgctcagctttctttacagtccaactttcatatccatacaagaccactggaaaaaccatagccttgactagacagacctttactggcaaagtaatgtctctgctttttaatatgttgtctaggttggtcataactttccttgcaaggagttagcgtcttttaatttcatgactcctttttattattgaatagaTAAAAGATACTGAATCCATAGATCGGCTGTTTCCACCTTGGGGCTATTATGACTAGAATgatattcctgggtcatatggtaactctgtgtttaacctTTCTGAGAACTGCCAAATTGTTTCCCAAGgcaactgtaccattttacatgcTCACCAGCGGTGCATGAGGGTTTcaatttctcaacattctgtcAACACCTGTCATtatctgccatttttttttttactaaaggcAACCTAGTGAGTGTGAAATGGTATGCCACTGtgtatttgatttgcatttccctaatcaggagatggcaagagtgaatgtcgacattctaggaatcagcgaactaaaatggactggaatgggtgaatttaactcagatgaccattatatctactactgtgggcaggaatcccttagaagaaatggactagccatcatagtcaacgaaagagtctgaaatgcagtacgtggatgcaatttcaaaagcgacaaatgatctctgttcatttccagggcaaaccattcaatatcacggtaattcaagtctatgccccaaccagttaCGCTGAAGAAGtcaaagttgaacggttctatgaagacctacaagaccttttagaactaacacccaaaaaagatgtccttttcattataggtactggaatacaaaagtaggaagtcaagaaatacctggagtaacaggcacatgtggccttggagtacagaatgaagcagggcaaaggctaatagggttttgccaagagaatgcactggtcatagcaaacactctcttccaacaacacaagagaagactctacacatggatatcactagatggtcaacaccgaaatcagattgattatattctttgcagccaaagatggagaagctctatacagtcagcaaaaacaagacctggagctgactgtggctcagatcatgaactccttactgccaaattcagacttaaactgaagagagtagggataaccacttgaccattcaggtatgacctaaatcaaatcccttatgactatacagtggaagtgagaaatagatttaagggactagatctgattgacagacagcctgatgaactatggatggaggttcgtgacattgtacaggagacagggatcaagaccatccccatggaaaagaaatgcaaaaagacaaaatggttgtctgaggaggccttacaaatagctgtgaaacgaagagaagccaaaagcaaaggagaaaaggaaaggtattcccatttgaatgcagagttccaaagaatagtcaggagagataagaaagccttcctcagcaatcaatgcaaagaaatagaggaaaacaacagaatgggaaagactagagatctcttcaagaaaattagagataccaagggaacatttcatgcaaaaatgggctcaataaaggacagaaatggtagggacctaacagaagcagaagatattaagaagaggtggcaagaatacacagaagaactgtataaaaaagatcttcacgacccagataatcacaatggtgtgatcactcacctagagccagacatcctggaatgtgaagtcaagtgggccttaggaatcattaccacgaacaaagctagtggatgtgatggaattccagttgagctatttcaaatcctgaaagatgatgccgtaaaagtgcttcactcaatatgccagcaaatttggaaaactcagcagtggccacaggactggaaaaggtccattttcattccaatcccaaagaaaggcaatgccaaagaatgctcaaactaccgcacaattgcactcatctcacacgctagtaaagtaatgctcaaaattctccaagccaggcttcagcaatacgtgaaccgagaacttccagatgttcaagctggttttagaaaagtcagaggaaccagagatcaaattgccaatatccactggatcatcgaaaaagcaagagagttccagaaaaacatctatttctgctttattgactatgccaa is a genomic window of Muntiacus reevesi chromosome 3, mMunRee1.1, whole genome shotgun sequence containing:
- the PEX13 gene encoding peroxisome biogenesis factor 13, encoding MASQPPPPPKPWETRRIPGTGPGPGPGPTFQSADLGPTLLTRPGQPTLTRVPPPILPRPSQQTGSSNLSTFRPAYSSFSSGYGAYGNSFYGSYSPYSYGYNGLGYNRLRLDDLPPSRFVQQAEESSRGAFQSIESIVHAFASVSMMMDATFSAVYNSFRAVLDVANHFSRLKIHFTKVFSAFALVRTIRYLYRRLQWMIGLRRGLENEDLWAESEGTVACLGAEDRAANSAKSWPIFLFFAVILGGPYLIWKLLSTHSDDVTDNTNWASGEDDHVVARAEYDFVAVSEEEISFRAGDMLNLALKEQQPRVRGWLLASLDGQTTGLIPANYVKILGKRRGRKTVESSKISKQQQSFTNTTLIKGATAADSLDEQEAAFESVFVETNKVPVASDSTGKNGDKQDL